The nucleotide window GAATGACGACGATACCGTTGTCGGTCACGGTGAACCGCTGACGGTCTTTTTCCAAGTCATAGCCAATCACTTCGCCTGGGGGGATCTTCACATCCTTGTCGATGATCGCGCGGCGGATCTTTGTGTGCCGGCCAATCTCCACGTTGTCGAAGATCACGCAGTCTTCTACCTGCGCCCAGCTATGCACGAAGACGCGAGGACTCAGCACCGAATGCACGACGCGCCCACCACTGACGATGCAGCCATTGCCGATCAGCGAATCTAACACTTCCCCTTGCCGTTCTCCGCCATGGAAAACGGTCTTGGCCGGCGGTGCCTGCGGCTGGTAGGTGCGGATCGGCCACTCGGTGTCGTAGAGATTGAAGACCGGACTCACCGAGACGAGATCCATGGTGGCGTCGAAATAGCTGTCCAGGGTGCCGATATCGCGCCAATACTTCCCACTGTGGCTGTTGCGATCGCGAAAAGGGAAGGCATAGACCTTCCGCTCGGTCGCCAACATGCGGGGGATGATATTTTTGCCGAAGTCGTGACTGCTTTCCTGTTTGGCATTCTCAATCACTTCTCGCACTAGACGATCCGTATTGAAGATATAAATGCCCATGGACGCGAGCGCGAGTTCGGGATTGCCGGGGAGCGAGTCGGGGTCTTCCGGCTTCTCGCGGAATCGCCGAATGCGCCACTGGTCATCCACGCCCATCACGCCGAATCTGGAGGCTTCCGCACGCGGCACTTCCGTGCAGGCGATGGTTAAGTCCGCCCCGTTCTCGATGTGCGCGGCCAACATTTCGCTGTAATCCATCTTGTAGATGTGATCGCCGCCGAGAATCACGACATAGCGGGGGCGCTCCCGTTCGAGCAGGTAGATATTCTGAAAGACCGCGTCCGCCGTCCCTTCGTACCAGCGATCCGCCGTGCGCTGCTGCGGCGGCACGAGTTCGACATACTCGCCCATTTCGTTAGGCAGGTGGCTCCAGGCCAGCTTCAGATGGCGGGCTAACGAATGCGACTTGTACTGTGTCAACACATGCATTTTCCGTAACCCGGAGTTGAGACAGTTCGAGAGCGTGAAATCGAGAAGCCGGTAGATGCCGCCGAACGGCACTGCCGGCTTAGCGCGGTCGCGAGTGAGCGGGTACAAACGCTCGCCTTGTCCGCCGGCCAACACCAGGGCGACGGTCTGATGGAGCGCATGATTCACCTCAGAAAGTAGTTGGGTATTCATAAGCGCACGGGCGTTTCAAAAGGGCGTTAACAAACCAATGCGGTGGTCGCCGCACGCTTTTCCACTGCCTCGCGCACCCGCGTCTTCAGTTCGGTCAAGTCGCTGCTTTTCACCACGTAGGCGTCCGCCGCCCAGCTCATGAAGCTATCCCTGTAGCTTGAGAAGGCCGAGTTGATGATGACCGGCAAGGCCGGACGCACAGCCAGAATTTTTCCCAGGGCGTCCAGACCGTCCATGACCGGCATGTTGATGTCCATGATGAGGCAATCCGGGGCCTGTGTTTTGACGACGCCCAGTCCCTCACGTCCGTTCATCGCCCGCAGGACGCGATAGCCCTCATCGCTCAGTTCTTGTTCGTAGAGCAACCCTTGATGCGGATCGTCTTCCACTACGAGAATAGTTTTCATGCGACTTCCCTTTCCGATAACGCCTCTCGCGACCGCAACGGCAAGGAGAACGTAAACGTCGTGCCCTGCCCTTCCGTCGTATCCACCGAGAGATGTCCTTCGTGTTCAATAACGATCTGACGAGTAATCGATAAACCCAGTCCCGTTCCTTGCAAACGATGCGACACGAACGGGGTGAAAATCGTCGGCAAGACATGTTTAGGAATGCCACCTCCGGTATCCCCAATGGAGACCAACGCCTGACACCCGAGGCCGCGCGTCGTTACCGTCAGCATTCCCCCGTCCGGCATGGCTTGCAGGGCGTTGCGCATCACGTTCAAGAATGCGCGGAGCAGAGAACGCGCGTCGATACAAACAGGCGGTAAGTTCGGGGCGTACTCCTTGCGCACGATGACTGGCGCGTCGGTATGCGCCTCGCCAGTCGCCAGCAGCAGGGCTTGGTCAAGCACATCCGCTAGCCGCTCCGGGCGCAGGGCGAGCGTGCGAGGGTGGGACAGGTCCAACATGTCCGTGAGCAATTCTTCCAAGCGGCGGACTTCGTCGGCAATGATGCCGGTGTTGCGCTTGACCCGCTCGACATCATCGGGAGCGCGTAAGATCGAACGGGCGAAGCCGCCGACCGTGACCAGCGGGTTACGAATCTCGTGACTCACGCGCGCCGCCATTTCCCCAACCGCCGCCATCTTTTCGGCCCGCACCAACTCTTGTTGGGTGTGTTGCAGCGCGCTGTAGGCTTGGGCATTGGCCAAGGCGAGACCGGCGAGTTGCGCCAGCGTCGCCAATAGCTGCACGTCTTCTGGGGTGATGGAACGACTGTTGTAGAGGTTGTCCGCCACAATCGCGCCGATCACGCCGTCTTTGGCAATCAACGGCGCGACGGCGAATTCTTGAGGCAGCAATGCTCCAGGCTGCGGATAATACGCCTGCGGGGCGACCGGCAGGCGAGTATCGCGTAACGCCTGTTGGGTGCGAACCGCCTCGGCCACCGCCGGCCAGACTGCGCTCTCCACCGGGAATCGTAGGGTTTTCACACTGCGCAGCAGCAGAGAAGGAGCTTGCCGAGAAAACCGCTCGTACTCGGCCACCAGATCTTCCAGCGACATGTCGCGATCGCTGATGCTGCGCCAAATTTGCAGTGCCTCTTCAGGGCTGGAGGGTCCGATAGCAGTCACGCCGCACAGCTCGCGGCGCGCCTCGTCGAACAGGAGCAAGAAGGCACGATTGAAGCCCAAGGCCGGACCGGCGGTCGCACAGGTCAGCGCGGTATACAGCACCTGGTCAAAATTCAACGCGCCTTGCAGAAGAAACCGGCTCATCTGGTGCAGGAGCCGTAATTGTCCAGCCTCTCGTGCCATGCCTTGCCTCCTTTCACCTGTTCGGATGCCACAGGCGGCAGGGGAGTTTCACCGCACTGCCGCCTGACCATCACGCAGGAAAGGAAGTTCACAAGCAGGAAGGCAGGGCCTTAACTCGCGTGCGCCGGACCAGACTGCGCTAACACTTGGGCGATCGGGAGCGTCGCACGCCACCACTGCGCTTTTGGCCGCAGATGCGTGGAGTCGATCATACGTGGCCAGTCTTCAAGACCAACAAATTCGACTTTCCCCCCAGACAGGCCAACGAATTCCCCGGCGGGAGTTTGCTTGGTCGCCTCGGCAATAAGACGCTCGATACACGCCGCCGCAAAGCGCATCGCCAAAATACGGTCGAACGGCGTCGGGTTTCCTCCCTGTTGGAGATGGCCGAGAATTGCCTGCCGTACTTCAAAAAGCTCTTCCCCTGCCCCAGCGAAAAGCGTCGCCATGAAGTTCGTCGTATAGAGCGGATGCGCTCGCTCGCTTCGCAGTATGACGCTGAGACGTTTACCTTTCTTGAATCCGTCAATCATGGTCGCCAGATCGGCCTGGAGATCGTCCAAAGTCACCCCGTCTTCCGGGCCATAGACACGCTCGGCACCGGTAGCGAGCCCGCTCATCTGCGCCAGGTAACCGCAGAGATGCCCCATCACTTCCACGACAAAACACCGGCGCGTCGCCACGGCAGATTGTTTGATCTTATCCACGGCATCCACAATACAGTTGAGCGCGGTATCGGCACCGATGCTCAGGTCGGAGCCGGGCAAATCGTTATCGATCGTCGCCGGCAAGCAGAGCAGGGGAATGTTGAACGCAGAAAATTCGTCTCGTGCGCGATAGAGTCGATACAGCGCCTCGTATCCTGTCCATCCACCGATCATGAGCAGTCCCTCGACGTGCTGCTCTTCCAGGGTGCGCGCGATCGCGTAAAAATCTTTGCCAGACGGAATCTTCCGACTGGTCCCCAGCTCCGCTCCTCCTATCAACGCCCAACCGTTCACGCTCATCCAGTCCATCACCGCCAGGTCTCCAGCCACCAACCCCGGGAAGCCATTCCTCACACCGAGCATCACGTGCCCTTGGTCGACTCCCAGCCGCACGGCAGCGCGCACCGCCGTGTTCATCCCCGGCGCCGGCTCCCCGGCATGCAGAATGGCCAGCCGTAAGCGTCGTTGTCCCAGCGTCGGAGGACGTGGCACGGCACGGACCAACGTCCGGACGGTGCGAAACGCGGTCTGAAAGTTTTGCCCCCGCATCGCCATCGCCGCCTCAAAATCGCCTGCGGCAGTGGCCTGTGTGGCGCGTTGAGTTCGCTCAACACACAGTTGGAGCGGCATGCGAGTCATACGATTGCCATGAAAGCCGATCAAACGTGGAGTGTGGCCGGGTGCCATCGCCAGAATATCCTCAACTGCAGTCGCACCTAACAAGGTGCTCAAGTTTCGATCGAAGGCGCTAGGAGTGCCACCACGTTGGACATGCCCGAGAATCGTCACTCGCACATCCTCGCCGAGGCGCTCTTCTAACACTTTTTTGACATAGGCGCTTTCGATAGGTGCACCGTTCCGGTCCTGCGCGCCTTCCGCCACGATGACGATGCTGTCGCGACGACCGGCGGCTCTCCCAGCTTTCAAGACCTCGCACATACGCGCTTCCCAATCCTCGACATCGGGAGGGCTTTCTGGAATCAAGACCCAATCGGCCCCGCTTGCCAGTGCGCCCATCAGCGCCAAATACCCGCAGTGTCGTCCCATCACTTCCACGACAAACGCCCGCTGGTGACTCGCCGCCGTACTACTGATCGCGTCCACCGCCTCGGTGATGCGGTGCAGTGCGGTATCCGCACCGATTGTCATGTCCGTGCCCAGCATGTCATTGTCGATCGAGCCGGCCAGCCCCACCATGGCTAGATGGGGGTGCCGCTCCGCCAGCTCTTGGGAGATCGCGCCTTGCGTCACCAACATGGACAACAACTCCGGCCATTCTTGATGGAGCACGGCAGCTCCGGAGAGGCTGCCGTCACCGCCAATGACAATCAGCGTATCGATGCCATTCCGCACTAAATTAGCCGCGGCTTGCAAACGCCCGGGCCGAGTGCGGAAGGCTTCACAACGCGCGGTGCCAATGATCGTTCCGCCTTTATGGAGGATCCCGCCAACTTCTCCCCAAGACAGAGAGCGAATGCGCGGCCCGCCGTCCACCATGCCCTGATACCCTTCGAAAATGCCGTAGACTTCCACCCCACGATCGAGAGCCGTTCGGACAATAGCCCGGAGCGCGGCATTCATCCCCTGAGCATCGCCGCCGCTGGTCAACACGCCAATTCGCTTCCTCTGTTCCATCGTCACTTCCTCCGGGAAATCTGTCGCAAGCGGTGCACAAAAAAGAAAAGGGGCGGGTCTTCACTACCCGCCCCTTCGTCGACCTCAGCAGTCCAACAGCAAATTATAGATTATTCTTATAATCCTGCTCGACGAACTGATCGAACTGCTGCACGGCAGCCTCGTCCCCGCCCATCTTGGAGACCAAGAGTTTGCCGAACGAAATCCGGTATTCCGGTAGCCACGAGTCCGGCTTCCACAGTTGCGCACGGAGAAAGGCTTTGGCGCAGTGAAAGAAACATTCCCGCACGGTCACGCGGATGGCGATCGAAGCCGGTTTTCCCCGTGCCGAGAGACGGTCCAGAACGACAGGGTCGAGCGTAAGCTCTGCGGTTCCGTTGACCCGCAGGGTTTCGCCCGTACCGGGGATAAGGAACAACAGACCCACCTGAGGATTCGAGAGGATGTTCTGTAATCCGAAGACGAGCTTGTTGCCTTTGCGATCTGGAATGAGCAAGGTCGTCTCGCTCTCGATAACGGCAAACCCGGGGCCATCTCCCTTAGGCGAGACATCTTGGTTCCCCTCGGCGTCAGCCGTCGACAACAACAGAAAAGGCGAGCGGTGAATGAACTCCGCTGCCGCCGGCTCTATCGTCTTCCACAGCTTATACTGCACGAGCGTACTCGCTTCGCCGACGATGCCGCGAAGCTGCTCGACTGTTGTGATGCGGTGGGGGTCAGTGTGAGACATAGTCATTCTCCTTTGTCCGAACACTCAGGACTCAGTACTCACTACTCATTACTCCCTATGCCGCACGCATGGCGTCACGGCCACGCGCATAGGCAAAGATATTTTGTGCGGGGTTGCGATTCACCAGCTCTCGTCCCCACATGGGATGGAAAAGGCTGCGCACCTCGTGCTCGATTTCGCACAGGGGCTGTCCAGTCTCGGGATGCACAATGGCTTGGAAGCGGTACTGATGCGCGTCGCTTTCCTGAGTAATCAGTCCACGCTCTTTCAGGAAGGCGTGCGGCCCAGAGAAATCGGCGATGTAGACCGCGATATGATGGCCATCGTAGGCAGGCAGCGTTTCCGTCGTTTCGCGAAAAAACAGGCACTGATTGCGGCCGACA belongs to Deltaproteobacteria bacterium and includes:
- a CDS encoding 6-phosphofructokinase → MEQRKRIGVLTSGGDAQGMNAALRAIVRTALDRGVEVYGIFEGYQGMVDGGPRIRSLSWGEVGGILHKGGTIIGTARCEAFRTRPGRLQAAANLVRNGIDTLIVIGGDGSLSGAAVLHQEWPELLSMLVTQGAISQELAERHPHLAMVGLAGSIDNDMLGTDMTIGADTALHRITEAVDAISSTAASHQRAFVVEVMGRHCGYLALMGALASGADWVLIPESPPDVEDWEARMCEVLKAGRAAGRRDSIVIVAEGAQDRNGAPIESAYVKKVLEERLGEDVRVTILGHVQRGGTPSAFDRNLSTLLGATAVEDILAMAPGHTPRLIGFHGNRMTRMPLQLCVERTQRATQATAAGDFEAAMAMRGQNFQTAFRTVRTLVRAVPRPPTLGQRRLRLAILHAGEPAPGMNTAVRAAVRLGVDQGHVMLGVRNGFPGLVAGDLAVMDWMSVNGWALIGGAELGTSRKIPSGKDFYAIARTLEEQHVEGLLMIGGWTGYEALYRLYRARDEFSAFNIPLLCLPATIDNDLPGSDLSIGADTALNCIVDAVDKIKQSAVATRRCFVVEVMGHLCGYLAQMSGLATGAERVYGPEDGVTLDDLQADLATMIDGFKKGKRLSVILRSERAHPLYTTNFMATLFAGAGEELFEVRQAILGHLQQGGNPTPFDRILAMRFAAACIERLIAEATKQTPAGEFVGLSGGKVEFVGLEDWPRMIDSTHLRPKAQWWRATLPIAQVLAQSGPAHAS
- a CDS encoding pyridoxamine 5'-phosphate oxidase family protein, which codes for MSHTDPHRITTVEQLRGIVGEASTLVQYKLWKTIEPAAAEFIHRSPFLLLSTADAEGNQDVSPKGDGPGFAVIESETTLLIPDRKGNKLVFGLQNILSNPQVGLLFLIPGTGETLRVNGTAELTLDPVVLDRLSARGKPASIAIRVTVRECFFHCAKAFLRAQLWKPDSWLPEYRISFGKLLVSKMGGDEAAVQQFDQFVEQDYKNNL
- the glgC gene encoding glucose-1-phosphate adenylyltransferase codes for the protein MNTQLLSEVNHALHQTVALVLAGGQGERLYPLTRDRAKPAVPFGGIYRLLDFTLSNCLNSGLRKMHVLTQYKSHSLARHLKLAWSHLPNEMGEYVELVPPQQRTADRWYEGTADAVFQNIYLLERERPRYVVILGGDHIYKMDYSEMLAAHIENGADLTIACTEVPRAEASRFGVMGVDDQWRIRRFREKPEDPDSLPGNPELALASMGIYIFNTDRLVREVIENAKQESSHDFGKNIIPRMLATERKVYAFPFRDRNSHSGKYWRDIGTLDSYFDATMDLVSVSPVFNLYDTEWPIRTYQPQAPPAKTVFHGGERQGEVLDSLIGNGCIVSGGRVVHSVLSPRVFVHSWAQVEDCVIFDNVEIGRHTKIRRAIIDKDVKIPPGEVIGYDLEKDRQRFTVTDNGIVVIPKGMVINE
- a CDS encoding GAF domain-containing protein, giving the protein MAREAGQLRLLHQMSRFLLQGALNFDQVLYTALTCATAGPALGFNRAFLLLFDEARRELCGVTAIGPSSPEEALQIWRSISDRDMSLEDLVAEYERFSRQAPSLLLRSVKTLRFPVESAVWPAVAEAVRTQQALRDTRLPVAPQAYYPQPGALLPQEFAVAPLIAKDGVIGAIVADNLYNSRSITPEDVQLLATLAQLAGLALANAQAYSALQHTQQELVRAEKMAAVGEMAARVSHEIRNPLVTVGGFARSILRAPDDVERVKRNTGIIADEVRRLEELLTDMLDLSHPRTLALRPERLADVLDQALLLATGEAHTDAPVIVRKEYAPNLPPVCIDARSLLRAFLNVMRNALQAMPDGGMLTVTTRGLGCQALVSIGDTGGGIPKHVLPTIFTPFVSHRLQGTGLGLSITRQIVIEHEGHLSVDTTEGQGTTFTFSLPLRSREALSEREVA
- a CDS encoding response regulator, coding for MKTILVVEDDPHQGLLYEQELSDEGYRVLRAMNGREGLGVVKTQAPDCLIMDINMPVMDGLDALGKILAVRPALPVIINSAFSSYRDSFMSWAADAYVVKSSDLTELKTRVREAVEKRAATTALVC